From a region of the Phaseolus vulgaris cultivar G19833 chromosome 6, P. vulgaris v2.0, whole genome shotgun sequence genome:
- the LOC137831134 gene encoding ribose-phosphate pyrophosphokinase 4, with the protein MAMVKSPKKQVNLFYSLDCEELAHKVALLSPHIILQNIKWRSFADGFPNLYINNAEELRGQHVAFLASFCSPAHVFEQLSVIYALPRLFVASFTLVLPFFPTGSFERMEEEGDVATAFTLARMLSNIPISRGGPTSLVIYDIHALQERFYFGDEVLPLFETGIPLLRNRLSQLPDADNVVIAFPDDGAWKRFHKLFDNFSVVVCTKVREGDKKIVRLKEGHVSGHHVVIVDDLVQSGGTLIECQKVLASNGAAKVSAYVTHAVFPNQSWERFTHKNESLENAFSYFWITDSCPVTVKAIANKAPFEVLSLAGSIADALQI; encoded by the exons atggcAATGGTGAAGTCCCCAAAGAAGCAGGTGAACCTCTTCTACTCCCTTGACTGTGAAGAACTTGCCCATAAGGTTGCTCTTTTATCTCCTCACATCATTCTCCAGAACATCAAATGGAG GTCATTTGCTGATGGATttccaaatttatatataaataatgcaGAAGAACTCCGAGGTCAACATGTTGCTTTTTTGGCATCTTTCTGCTCCCCAGCACATGTCTTTGAACAACTTTCTGTCATATATGCACTCCCTCGTCTATTTGTTGCTTCCTTCACATTGGTTTTGCCTTTCTTTCCAACTGGATCCTTTGAGCGAATGGAGGAAGAAGGAGATGTAGCAACTGCCTTCACCCTTGCTAGGATGTTGTCAAATATTCCAATTTCAAGAGGTGGCCCAACGAGCTTAGTCATATATGACATTCATGCCTTGCAG GAGAGATTTTATTTTGGAGATGAAGTCCTGCCTTTGTTTGAGACTGGTATTCCTCTCTTAAGGAACCGTCTGAGTCAGCTTCCTGATGCTGATAAT GTAGTTATTGCATTTCCAGATGATGGTGCATGGAAGCGATTCCACAAGCTGTTTGATAATTTTTCAGTG GTTGTATGTACTAAGGTTCGTGAAGGTGACAAGAAGATAGTTCGGCTCAAGGAAGGCCATGTCTCTGGTCATCATGTGGTCATTGTTGATGATTTGGTCCAATCTGGAGGCACCTTGATTGAGTGTCAG AAAGTTTTGGCATCCAATGGTGCAGCAAAGGTGAGTGCCTATGTCACCCATGCAGTGTTCCCTAACCAATCATGGGAGCGATTCACTCATAAAAATG AATCTTTGGAGAATGCATTTTCCTATTTCTGGATCACAGATTCTTGCCCTGTTACTGTCAAAGCTATAGCAAATAAAGCTCCTTTTGAAGTATTGAGTCTAGCCGGGTCTATTGCCGATGCTCTACAAATATGA
- the LOC137833402 gene encoding protein FAR1-RELATED SEQUENCE 6-like, which yields MGVLGEIDVWDGLDDVDLEQSTSYNALDNEHRAHECSEAFSTNEVFRDRDELLDWARSVGYSYGFVIVILRSDTWTGQRGRMTYVLLGCERGGKYRRYKKEVDVSQTGSRKCECPFRLRGKPVKGGQGWKVELICGSHNHDLAETMVSHPYAGRLSIEEKVMVEDMSKTAVKPRNILLTMKERNEKNVTTIKQVYNAITVHRRSQRGHRTEMQQLMLLLERDRYVHWCRCDEVSNIVQDIFWTHPDSVKLVNSFNIVILMDSTYKTNKYRMPLLEVVGITSTGLTFSVAFCLLAAEKENNFFWALDRLKGLFLRVDSCPRVVVCDRDVALMNAIRMVFPEAYNLLCRFHIDKNVKAKCKMLVHPIEAWDQVMEVWGSVVDCDIVEAFEDHVNALRVVCSPWPIFVDYVMDTWLRPHKEKFVKAWIDKVMHLGNTTSNRVEAAHWSLKRVLQNSMGDLCFCWDSINKMIILQHNAIKDSFQKSLHVVGHRFKVTAYKKLLGFVSKYALNLISEELDRVKSVGFDKSRCGCSLTCTHGLPCACQLASFGVGSIPLKSVHVMWTRLSFEDIATEQSSSELSIDKEFEVIAKRFKELDVAGKVNIKSKLQDIALPEKTSIYAPDHKVKTKGAVKMSRPTKFMRSTKRIPSYFEHVDFLHSQHDSCASKKSNEESLPEIVPAKCIPFLDQFPVGYHPYIVDVVDVKADGHCGYRAVAAQLGMGEESWAVVRMNLLKELSEWRQEYVQLFGGDDRYEYLKKSLLVEHMSMAGTDKWMTIPDMGYVIANRYNVILVSLSMLQSLSIFPLRTQAPSNFRQHRIIAIGHVHGNHFVEVKLKDGCPIPPTDILWASHRYPAAQTCCPTHNVEFTEVCEYEYKNPELLVAYG from the exons ATGGGAGTTTTAGGGGAGATTGATGTGTGGGATGGATTAGATGATGTTGATCTAGAGCAGTCAACAAGTTATAATGCATTAGATAATGAACACAGGGCACATGAATGTAGTGAGGCATTTTCTACAAATGAG GTATTTCGTGATCGAGATGAGCTGTTAGATTGGGCGAGAAGTGTTGGCTATAGTTATGGGTTTGTCATTGTTATATTAAGGTCAGATACATGGACGGGCCAACGAGGAAGGATGACCTATGTATTGTTAGGTTGTGAGAGAGGAGGTAAATATAGACGGTATAAAAAAGAAGTAGATGTCAGTCAAACTGGAAGTAGGAAGTGTGAGTGTCCTTTCAGATTGCGAGGCAAACCAGTCAAAGGTGGTCAAGGGTGGAAGGTTGAATTAATTTGTGGTTCTCACAATCATGACTTGGCAGAGACAATGGTGAGTCATCCCTATGCTGGAAGGTTAAGTATAGAGGAAAAGGTTATGGTTGAGGATATGAGTAAAACTGCGGTGAAGCcaagaaatattttactaaccatgaaagagagaaatgagaagaatgTGACAACGATTAAGCAGGTTTATAATGCAATCACTGTTCACCGAAGATCACAACGAGGTCACAGAACAGAAATGCAACAACTGATGTTGTTACTAGAGCGAGACAGGTACGTGCATTGGTGTAGGTGTGATGAGGTCTCTAATATTGTGCAAGATATATTTTGGACACACCCAGATTCAGTAAAATTGGTGAACTCATTTAACATTGTCATATTAATGGATAGTACGTACAAGACGAACAAGTATAGGATGCCGTTACTTGAGGTTGTTGGGATTACGTCTACAGGTTTGACTTTCTCCGTTGCATTTTGTTTACTAGCagcagaaaaggaaaataattttttttgggcCCTTGACAGACTTAAAGGGTTGTTTTTAAGAGTTGATTCATGCCCTAGGGTGGTGGTATGTGATAGAGATGTTGCCTTAATGAATGCAATTAGAATGGTGTTTCCTGAAGCTTATAATTTGCTATGTCGGtttcacattgataaaaatgtgaaagcaaaatgtaaaatgttggtGCATCCAATAGAGGCATGGGATCAAGTAATGGAAGTGTGGGGATCTGTTGTGGATTGTGATATTGTTGAGGCCTTTGAAGATCATGTCAATGCTCTTCGAGTTGTCTGTTCTCCATGGCCTATATTTGTTGATTATGTGATGGATACATGGTTACGTCcacataaagaaaaatttgtcaaGGCATGGATAGATAAGGTGATGCACTTAGGAAACACAACAAGTAACAGAGTTGAGGCGGCACACTGGAGCCTAAAGAGAGTTCTTCAGAATTCGATGGGGGATTTATGTTTCTGCTGGGATTCCATCAATAAGATGATTATTTTACAACATAATGCAATCAAAGATTCATTCCAAAAGAGTTTGCATGTGGTTGGACATCGGTTCAAGGTTACAGCTTACAAAAAATTGTTAGGTTTTGTGTCTAAATATGCTTTGAACCTTATTTCAGAAGAACTTGATAGGGTTAAATCAGTGGGGTTTGATAAAAGTAGGTGTGGATGTAGTCTTACATGTACTCATGGTCTTCCTTGTGCGTGTCAATTGGCTTCATTTGGTGTTGGTAGCATACCACTTAAATCAGTACATGTGATGTGGACTCGTTTAAGTTTTGAAGACATTGCTACTGAACAATCTTCATCTGAGTTGTCAATTGATAAAGAGTTTGAGGTCATCGCGAAGCGGTTTAAAGAGTTGGATGTTGCAGGTAAGGTTAACATCAAAAGTAAATTGCAGGATATTGCCCTTCCAGAGAAAACATCTATTTACGCACCAGATCATAAGGTGAAAACAAAAGGTGCTGTAAAGATGTCTCGTCCAACCAAATTCATGAGATCAACTAAGCGAATCCCTTCTTATTTTGAACATGTGGATTTTTTACACTCACAACATGATAGTTGTGCAAGCAAAAAATCTAATGAAGAAAGCTTACCAGAAATTGTACCAGCAAAATGTATTCCTTTCCTTGATCAGTTCCCTGTAGGGTATCATCCATATATTGTTGATGTTGTTGACGTTAAGGCTGATGGCCATTGTGGCTACCGTGCTGTTGCTGCCCAATTGGGAATGGGAGAGGAGTCATGGGCTGTTGTTCGAatgaatttgttaaaagaacTAAGTGAATGGAGACAAGAATATGTTCAACTCTTTGGTGGTGATGATAGATATGAATACTTGAAGAAGTCACTTCTAGTGGAACACATGTCTATG GCAGGAACAGATAAGTGGATGACAATTCCAGACATGGGATACGTTATTGCAAATCGGTATAATGTCATTCTTGTTTCTTTGTCCATGTTACAATCATTGAGTATTTTTCCTTTAAGAACCCAAGCACCAAGTAACTTCCGTCAACACCGAATCATTGCAATTGGACATGTCCACGGAAATCATTTTGTCGAG GTCAAGCTCAAAGATGGTTGTCCAATTCCACCTACGGATATATTGTGGGCATCACATCGTTATCCGGCGGCCCAAACTTG TTGTCCTACACACAATGTTGAATTCACTGAAGTTTGTGAATACGAATATAAAAATCCGGAACTGCTCGTtgcttacggataa
- the LOC137833403 gene encoding protein MAIN-LIKE 1-like, whose amino-acid sequence MVRTRGGGSSNLDRVRPTASIRRKRGGPSTSIPNEEFEDYIEQEEVEVDDEGYPGGPLDKSLLVNYEHHVAKQLWDGLDRGELKVVSHGRKINKLGAPHERIEAAVELSGLGGLLHASYESLDRGLLCAFVERWHAETNSFHLPVGEMTITLDDVSNLLHLPIVGQFYTQETLDSDSATDLLVEALRVDRALAYEETRHCRGAHVRLSWLREVYQDACSRRQWTVTARAYLLHLVGCTIFADKSVTSISVFYLGFFVDLRLTGGYSWAAAALTHMYEQLGDCSYANTKQLAGYATLLQGWIYEHFPSIGMRRMQALYSEDQPRCRLYDAGKGTSIVVVRSQLDTLTPASIRFCPYNEHREESPFEWISLFCGYLRLGNWAQLHMPERVLRQYGYTQIIPRNPSVIGHGHPDTNEMDRRRLHFNDYVIHDYAIARHPDACVQEYMGWFRSVSHPYVINTDEDDRPVPVPSDARHHEAVPSHHEESHPALVCF is encoded by the exons ATGGTGCGGACTAGAGGTGGAGGAAGTTCTAATTTGGATCGTGTGCGTCCAACTGCATCGATTAGAAGAAAACGGGGTGGGCCTAGTACTTCAATTCCAAATGAAGAGTTTGAAGATTATATTGAACAAGAAGAAGTTGAAGTTGATGATGAAGGCTATCCAGGAGGGCCATTGGATAAGTCCTTACTTGTTAATTATGAACATCACGTAGCCAAACAGTTGTGGGATGGTTTG GATCGTGGTGAGCTGAAGGTCGTTTCACATGGGAGGAAGATAAATAAGTTAGGAGCACCTCATGAGCGCATAGAAGCTGCTGTAGAATTGTCTGGCTTAGGTGGTCTGCTTCATGCTAGTTATGAGAGTCTAGACCGAGGACTGCTGTGTGCTTTTGTAGAGAGGTGGCATGCAGAGACAAACAGTTTTCATTTACCGGTTGGGGAGATGACCATCACTCTTGATGATGTGTCAAATTTGTTACATTTACCCATTGTCGGTCAGTTTTACACGCAGGAAACCTTAGATTCTGATTCGGCGACTGATTTATTGGTAGAAGCCCTCCGTGTTGACCGTGCACTTGCATATGAAGAAACAAGACACTGCCGGGGAGCTCATGTGCGCCTGAGCTGGTTAAGAGAAGTGTATCAAGATGCATGCTCAAGGAGGCAGTGGACTGTGACTGCCAGAGCATACTTACTTCACCTTGTCGGTTGCACTATTTTTGCGGACAAGAGTGTTACATCAATAAGTGTGTTTTATCTTGGATTTTTTGTTGATTTGAGGCTTACCGGGGGCTATTCTTGGGCAGCAGCTGCCCTAACTCACATGTATGAGCAGCTAGGAGATTGTAGTTATGCAAACACAAAGCAACTAGCTGGTTATGCAACATTGTTGCAGGGGTGGATTTATGAGCATTTCCCGTCTATAGGGATGAGACGTATGCAAGCATTGTATTCTGAAGATCAACCTCGGTGCAGGCTGTATGATGCTGGAAAAGGTACTTCAATTGTTGTTGTTCGATCACAGTTGGATACATTGACACCAGCTTCCATTCGGTTTTGTCCATACAACGAGCACAGGGAAGAAAGTCCATTCGAGTGGATTTCCTTATTCTGTGGTTATTTGAGGCTTGGAAATTGGGCACAGCTGCACATGCCAGAACGTGTTCTGCGTCAGTATGGCTATACACAGATCATCCCTCGCAACCCATCTGTAATTGGACATGGTCATCCGGATACAAATGAAATGGACCGTCGAAGGTTACATTTCAATGATTATGTCATACATGACTATGCCATAGCACGTCATCCTGACGCTTGCGTTCAAGAGTACATGGGTTGGTTTAGATCTGTATCACATCCATATGTGATTAATACAGATGAGGATGACCGTCCTGTACCGGTACCCTCAGATGCACGTCATCACGAAGCAGTGCCAAGTCATCATGAGGAGTCACATCCTGCTCTAGTATGCTTCTAA